A genomic window from Streptomyces sp. NBC_00234 includes:
- a CDS encoding helix-turn-helix domain-containing protein has product MAGFRQRVPARVDIAMVAHPSVTLFVDLSDGGSLVHEAQGRRECGSTVVGLVPGELRLGSRAAGGIECLQIRLSPVLAVAAFGASTDLSGTAVSLEDVWGRDAGRAEERLRAAASWDERFTIAVDALGRRMSARPSLDPEVTAAWWLMLTSRGRVRVDSLANEVGWSRKRLWSRFRSQIGLTPKHAARLVRFDHAAHLLAAGNAAAQVAAASGYVDQAHLHREVKAFTGVTPTAVAAAPWLAIDDVAWPTPFADLTPSTSPIRQVPAK; this is encoded by the coding sequence ATGGCTGGGTTCCGCCAACGTGTTCCGGCGCGCGTGGATATCGCCATGGTCGCCCACCCCTCGGTCACTCTGTTCGTGGACCTGAGCGACGGAGGCAGCCTTGTCCACGAAGCCCAAGGTCGGCGTGAATGCGGCAGCACGGTCGTTGGACTGGTACCGGGTGAGCTTCGGCTCGGAAGCCGGGCGGCCGGGGGGATCGAGTGCCTCCAGATCCGGTTGTCGCCGGTCCTGGCGGTTGCGGCGTTCGGCGCATCGACCGATCTCAGCGGGACGGCGGTCTCCCTGGAGGATGTCTGGGGCCGCGACGCCGGGCGAGCCGAGGAAAGGCTGCGGGCCGCAGCGTCGTGGGACGAGCGGTTCACGATCGCAGTGGATGCCCTTGGCCGACGGATGAGCGCCCGCCCGTCACTTGATCCAGAGGTGACGGCTGCCTGGTGGCTGATGCTCACCAGTCGGGGAAGGGTGCGCGTCGACAGCCTGGCGAACGAGGTGGGATGGAGCCGTAAGCGCCTGTGGTCCCGCTTCCGGTCCCAGATCGGCCTCACCCCCAAGCACGCCGCCCGACTGGTGCGCTTCGACCACGCCGCCCATCTCCTCGCGGCGGGTAACGCCGCCGCCCAGGTGGCGGCCGCAAGCGGCTACGTCGACCAGGCCCACCTCCACCGCGAGGTCAAAGCGTTCACCGGGGTGACACCCACCGCCGTAGCCGCTGCGCCGTGGCTCGCTATCGATGACGTCGCGTGGCCGACCCCGTTCGCGGACCTGACACCGTCGACGTCTCCGATCCGTCAGGTTCCGGCGAAGTGA